The nucleotide window TTACAGATAAGATGAAAGTAAATACTTCTAGATTAAATAATGGTGTTTATGTTATTACAATTAGCACCACTGATCATGAAGTCTATCATAAAAAGATTCTAATCAACGAATAACAAAAAAGGCTCAGTTTAAACACTGAGCCTTTTTTATTTATTTTGAATTTTGAAAAGTAATCGGCTTAACCGCAGAAGACTTTTGTACTGTTATATTAGCATCTTCTCCATGCTGCATTGCGTTGAGCATCGAAACTAAACCGATAAGAAAAAGAAGGCCTAATATTTTAAGTAATGTCTTCATGCTGAATTTTAGAAAGTTTATTCTTTACTGTTAATACATTTATGTACGGGACATTGACATAAAACATTTAAGATTTTAACAAATTATTTAAATACCCCTATTTTATTCTTCATAAAGTACAATTACAGTCTTTATAATTTTCATATATTATATAAATGAATAAGACGATAAACATTATTCTTATAGTTTTATTCAACACATCTTATTAAATTGAAGGTTAAAATTTAGTTCAGCATTAGACTTAGAAAAATGCATAAATATTATTTCAGCACACTGTTATTCCTCATTCTTTCAGTCACGTCATTTGCTCAAAACATCCCATTTGATAAAACACATTATCCCAATCAGAAGAAAGAATTACGTAATGCTCTAATGAATATTGACATTGCCGATGCATATCGTCAACAATACCATAAATATGACAGTGCTTTAAAGTATTATTATCTCGCTAATAATTTTAATGATCGGAATGCTGTATTAAACCAAAAAATTGGGATCACTTTCTCACTATTAGAACAATTAGATAGTGCTGATATCTATCTATGTACTAGTTTATCATTAGATAAAAATAATTTAAGAAGTATTTTCATTGCTGCTGATATTGCCCATAAAAATCAGAATTGGGATAAAGCGATCGAACTATATGAGCGTTATATTAATGAATATGATAATATTGCGTTTCCTACTAAAAAGGAGGTAAACGTACTTTTGCAACAAGCTAAGAATGGAAAAGTCGATAATAAAAATGTAGACATTATTAATTTAGAAGAGCTAAACTCTAGATATAATGAACTTAACCCACTCTTACTACCCAATACAAATCAAATATTTTTCACTTCAAACCAACCTTCAAAAAATTCTGTATTATCAAAAGTAGATGGATCATACTTTCAAAATATCTTTTATTATAATTACGATAAGAATGATTCGGCTACAGTAAAGATTGTTGATAATTCGATTATTAACCCTGAAGGTAACAGTAGTGTAAGTAGTATTTCTAAAAGTGGTAAAACGATGGTTATCTATCATGGTTTTAACACAGGCGTTGTCTATTACTCTAGGTTTAAAGATTTTAATGGCGAATCCTTACCCTATAATAAAACGAAAATGCCCAGTCCAATAAACTCTTACTTTCATCAACAAGGAGAAGGTACATTCACTCCAGATGGTAAAGGGTTTTATTTTTCAGCAAAGCGAGATAAGAAACAGAAGCATTACGACCTTTATTATACTACAAGAGAAGGGAAAAAGTGGAAAACACCACAACCACTTTCTACTATTAATTCAACATTTGATGAAATTGCGCCCTATTTTTCAAATAATGGCGATACATTATTTTTTGCTTCCAACTCAGAAAAGAGTATTGGTGGGTATGATATATTCTATAGTGTATTAAAGAATAACAACTGGTCTTCCCCACAAACATTACCAACTCCAATTAATAGCCCATTTGATGAGGTTTTCTATTCAGCCGATACTACAGGAGAAACCGTTTATATTTCATCAAATAGAATTGGTGGTAAAGGTGGTTATGATATCTATAAAATATCACCCAAAGTGGAAGAAATGGTTTCAGAAGAACTTAATGACGTTTTTGATCATCAACTGATGTATGCTCAATTAACTATCATTGATATTGATACCAAAATGCCACTTTCTGGAGTTCAATTACAATTATATAATTCAGAAAATAACAGCTTATTAAGGAATAAAATCTCAGATCAAAGAGGTATTGTGCAACTTGTTGATCTCCCAAAAAATGTAAGCTTGGGAGGTAATCTCATCAAAAAAGGATACAAATTCTTTTCTAGAAATTTCATCATTACTGAAGATTCAGCACTAAGGGTCATTGAACTTGAAAGTATTAAAATGGATCAAAAGGTTGAACTTGAAAATATTTTCTTCGATACAAATTCGAGTGTCATTAAAGAGAATTCCTTTTCAGAATTAAATGCTTTATTGAACTTCCTGCAACTTAACCCTTCTATCAATATTCAGATCGAAGGTCACACTGATAATACCGGAACAGATAATGGTAACATTCAACTCTCAAATGATAGGGCTTCTGCTATCTTAAGGTATCTAGAACAAAATGGTATTCAAGCCAACCGATTAACTTCAAAAGGCTTTGGAGACAGCATGCCTATTGCTGATAATTCGACCGAAGAAGGGAAAGCACAAAATAGAAGAACAGAATTCAAAATCATTAAAACGAATTGATATAAGAAACTTTATCCTTTTTTGGTATCTTCGCGTTGAAAGCAAAACAATTGTTTTCAATCACATTATAGCAAAATAAAAATATACATCATGATTGTAGTAACAGGTGCTGCCGGATTTATTGGTAGCTGCATGATTTCTAGATTAAATCAAGATAATTTCAATCATATTATCGCTGTTGATGATTTTTCATTCCCAGAGAAGAATAAAAACCTTGAAGATAAAACAATATTAGAAAAAGTTGAAAGAGAAGAATTCTTTGAATGGTTGGATAAAAACCATTTGGAAGTAGAATTTATCTTTCACTTAGGTGCAAGAACTAGTACAGCGGAATTTAATAGAGATATCTTAGCTCATTTAAATACTGAGTATACTAAGAAAATGTGGGAAGCAACTATAAAATACGCTATTCCATTAGTTTATGCATCTTCTGCTGCTACTTACGGTTTAGGTGAACTTGGCTATGAAGATAGTGAAGAGATCATTCCAAACCTTAAGCCTTTGAACCCTTATGGCGAATCAAAAAATGATTTTGATATTTGGGCACTACAACAAGAAAGAAAACCAATGTTCTGGGCTGGATTGAAATTTTTCAATGTATATGGTCCAAACGAATTTCATAAAGAAAGAATGGCTTCTGTTGTTTTCCATGCATTTAATCAAATTGGAAAGACAAATGCAATGAAGTTATTCAAATCTCATAATCCTGATTATAAGGACGGAGAACAGCAAAGAGATTTCGTTTATGTAAAAGATGTCGTTGAAATGATGATGTTCTTAATGCATGATAGAAAATCTGAGCATTCAGGTATCTATAATGTTGGAACAGGAGAAGCTCGTACTTTCCTAGATCTAACAAAAGCTACATTTAAAGCTATGGGAATAGAAGAAAATATCTCTTACATTCCTACACCGGAAGATATCCGCGATAAATACCAATATTTTACTGAAGCCACAATGGAAAAGATTCGTAAAATTGGTTACGATAAGCCATTCACTTCTTTAGAAGATGGTGTCGAAGATTATGTCAAGAATTATTTAATGTCTACAAAAAGATATTAAAAGATGAAGCCTGGTACTTTAAAGATGAGTACCAGGCTTTTTTATTTCAATTCGATAATCATTCCTGTTTTAGGTTGTATTGTCAATATAGGTAAATCGTCAATATTTCGATCACTTATCACATCATAGCCCTTCTTAGCCCCTTTTATCATACTATTAAAATTAGCTGTAGATACAGTTATACTCTTTGTCTCATTATTATTTAATAAAACCATCACTGTATCATCTTTAAAAGCTCGGAAGTACACATATACATCGTTTTCAGGAATAAAATGTACCAGCCTACCATTATGAATAACCTGACATGTTTTCCTCCAGTGTAAAATCCTTTTTATATAACTGAACATTTCCTCTTCAGATTTTGTTCTTCCTTCTTTTGTAAAGGCTGAACGTTTATCCCCCTTCCATCCACCTGGAAAATCCAAGCGCAAGGAGGAATGATCTGATTCCAACCCCTCAAATAACAGTTCAGTTCCATAATAAATCTGAGGGATTCCTCTTGTGGTTAAAAGAAACGTCAAAGCCAATTGAACTCGTTTCGGATCTTTTAAATTTGACATGACCCTATTCACATCATGATTATCTAAACATGTCATTAAGTTATAAGGGTTTTTAAAAAGATGGTCTTGTGCCAGGTGATTTGCCAACCGTCGCATCGGAGTATCCCATTCTGATTTTGAATCCCCTTTTGCAAAGGATTCATTTGCCATAAAAGTTAATGGCATATCAGTCACAGAAGGCAAAGAAGAATCATATCCATCAAAGTTCTTGGCTCCTCCTGCAAAATAAGCAACAACTGGAGTTTCTCTTACCAAAACTTCCCCCACAATATTAAAATTAGGATATTCTTCAAGTATTGCTTTTGTCCAAGTGCTAGTAAATGCCTTGAAGGCATAACCGAAAGTATCCATTCTAATACCATTTATCCCTGAAAATTCAATCCACCATATTGAATTTTGAATTAAATATTCTGCTAAAAATGGATTATTTTGATTAAGATCGGGCATATCTTTTGTAAACCAACCTTCAACATTTGCCTTAAAATCTTCGTCAGAAGTATAAGGATCATGTTGTTTAGTAACTTGATAATTAGTTCCAAAAAATGAACTATCCTTTTGTCCTTCGTCCCAATAATACTGGTGATTTAACCAGTCTAAAGAAGGCAAATCAGACATCCACCAATGATCAATACCAATATGATTGAAGACCAAATCCATGATTACCTTCAGACCCAATTGGTGACATAAGCTTACAAGACTTTTATATCCTTGATTTGTACCTAGCCTAGGATCTACTTTATAAAAATCAGTGATACCATATCCATGATATGAATATTTCTGAGCATTATTCTCTTGAATGGGATTTAGCCATAGTGCAGTTACTCCCAAGTCAACAAAGTAATCGAGATGATTTCTTATACCTTTTAAGTCCCCTCCATGCCTTCCAAATGGTGCATTTCGGTTTACTTTTTCTTTCATCCCATCTACATTGTCTATAGAAGGGTCTCCATTAGAGAAACGGTCTGGCATAATCAAATAAACTACATCAGATGTATTGAACCCCACATTTTTGCACTGTTCCTCTTGCCTATCTTTAAGATGATATTCTTTCTGGTCAACTTGTTTCCCATTTTTACTAAAAGAAATAAGAAAGGTATCAGGTAAACGATGATGACTTAAATCTAAATACAGCAACAAGTAATTGGGGTTATCTAGTTTTTCAATTTTAGATAACAGAACGTTACTTTCTTCAATAGAAGGAGATGTGTTTGCTATATTTCTCCCATATATCATGATTTGAAGAGATGAATTCTTCATCCCTTTCCACCAAAAAGGTGGTTCTATCTTTTCTATTGCATTACATGGAGTTGACATAATATTGAATATAGAAAATAATCACTAGAATAATTATGTTAATCCATGTACTTGAGCATCAAATTAGAAATAAAAAAGCCCATGTTTCCATGAGCTTTCTATTTATTAATTTATCAAAAATTAGTTTTTCACAATAGTAAAAGTACCTACAGCTGAATCACCTGATTCATCTACAGTTAAAGTAATAGTATAATTTCCTGCTTCAGCTACAGCAATGTTATCTCCATTATGTACTAGACTTTCCTCTGTACCACCTAAGTTTACATCCCAAGCATCATCTTTTCTAAACTTAATATCACCTACAACAAGATCTAAAGTAATAAAGTAATTTTCACCTTCTGCATCATACAGTAAATCTTGGTCAGCATCCCAACCATCTGGTGTTGCAGAACCAATAAGTCCCCAAATACCATCATTTTCATGTGGAGTTCTATCTGCAGGTTCTTCGTCAACTGGCTCCTCATCAGCTGGCTCTTCGTTCGCTGGTTCCTCATCAACTGGTTCTTCTTCAACATAAATTGGAGTTACCATGATATCATATTTATCAGATTCCGTCTCAATACCACCTTCAAAAGTACTAATTACTGAAATTTGTAATGCAGTAGCTCCTGGCTCGCTTCTCATTTCTTTGATAGCAGCATCCATTTCTCCAACTGTTACAGCCGCAGATAATTCAGAAGTTTCCTTTAATACAGTATAATCATCATTGTAGTACAAAGTTAGCTTATAGCTCGATGCATCAAGATCTCCATATTTAGCTGCTGTCCAAGTATACGTCTCAAATACATTATCTTCTTCACCGGCAACAAGTTCTGCAAGTGTAGTTGAAGGTGCATTCAATTCAGGTGTTTCAGGTAATAAACTCTCTAAAACATCTTCGACTTTATCTTCTGAACAAGATGAAAAAATAGAAAGAATTGAGCATAGTAGTACAGCCGAAAAAAAGTTTAGCTTTTTCATTTTCATATTATTTTGTATAAATAAAAAGTAGTAAATAATAAATGTTAGTGCGCACAAAAAAAGTGAAAATATATAGCAATTGCCATCACCTTTATATGTAAATATATATAAATAACACACGCAAAACAAGTGCAAAAACAACTGATTAACAGTGTTATATGAATAAAATTATTTCAACCGGTTGCATAGAGTAAATAAAAAAAATCCCAATAATATATCAATATACTACTGGGATTTTATATACATATTAATAAGAATTATACTCTCATTAACTTCTTCACTATTCTACCTTTTGAAGTAAATATTTCGATATAATACATTCCTTTTGAATAATATGAAAGATCAAAATTCAACTCATTATTATTCACAATTTGAGCACCTTTTGAAAGGACTCGACCCGCATTATCTCTAATTTGGAATTCTACTTCTCCGTTAATTGCTTCTCCTCTTACTGTAGCTATTGAAGTTGTAGGATTTGGAAATGCAACAACAGATTTACTTAATTCATCTTCAACAGAGGTTACTTCAAACTCAATGCTATAAGTTAATGCATTAACATTTGCTCTGATCGTTGCCGTTCCTGTTTTAGTCACTTCAATATTGTCTCCATAAGAAGACTCCTTTAACTTTCCCTCAGAGGCGTACCCCCATTGACCACCATTCCAGCTTTTGTCATCAATGAATTTAATAAGTTCCCCTTTAGTTAAGGCAGCACCTTCGTATATGAATCCACCATTTCCATCGGAAGTCATTTCAATCGCCTGACTAGGCTCCCATCCGATTCCCAAAACATCACCTACAATGTATAGTGTTCTATTATTATCTTCGAAATCAAGGTAAAACGGTCCTTCAGAAGTGTTGTTATTATCCTTAACAGTTAAAGCTAATTGATAAGGAACATCTGAAGATGATAAACCAAAGAATTCTACAGGAGTAAAAGACGCTACATATTTATCTCCTTCTTTTGTCATTGTAGTGGTTTTCTTATTAGAAATATTACCACTACCATGACTATCTAATACAACACCTGCTTCTAATGTGATAGTCGCACCAAAGCTTTTATCACTACCGCTTGGATCAAAGATCACCTCGATTTCTTCGTCTTCTTTAAAACCGTAAGGGTTTACTTCAATAATACGGCTAAATCCTTTTACAAGGCCATCTGCAGGCACTTCTACAGCTCTAGAAGTTAATACCTTAAATTCTGATGGCTTCAAAACAAAAGTTCCTTTAGCATCTACTTGCTCTCCATTATTAAAGTAGCTATACCAGTTACTTCCGTCTCCTGAGTAATCGTAAGTATAAGACTCTTCACCTAATGAGAAGTTACCTACAACTTTAACCGTTAAACCTGAAGTAACGCCTTTCAAGGAGATTGTTTTAAGATCGCCAGATAAAGATAAACTTACATTATCACCTTCAAGTGATGATAAATCATAGTCATGTCTTAGTTTAAGCAATGCTGCATATACATCATATAGTTCTTTACGAATAGCATCATTCTTAGTATCAAATTCAGAGATTAAAGGCTTCTCTGATGTTCTATGACTATCACTTACCTCACCTTCATACTCATATTGATTAATAGATACATTATATCCTAATTCACCAAATTGCCAGATTAACTTAGGGCCAGGTACCATAAAGAAGAAAGCAGAAGCTAATTTTGCTCTATCAATACCATTTTCTAGTTCAGTTAAGTCATAAACCTGTGATACGGTACCATAATTTTCAGAATCATAGATAAGTCTTTCCTCATCATGTGATTCCATATATGACATAACACCATGAATAGGCATTCCTCTTGATGCAGGAGATTGCCAATTTAAATCTTTATTTCCACCTTTAACTACGTCTCTAAAATCATGGTTCATATTACCCCACATAGAGATATCTTCAGCAACTAGTACTTTTTCTTCTTCGTTATCGGCAAGATGTTCGAAAACCACAAGAGCGTTAGGGTTTCTCTTTTTGATTTCAGTGTTCATACGTAATAATAGATCAATTCTGTCTTGATCGTAGTTACTACCCCACTCATCGTCACCTGTCTTTACGTTATTACCAAATCCTTTGGTAAAGTCAAAACGATAACCATCTACCTTATAATATTGCATCCAGTGAGCATTTACACTATCAACAAGTGCTTTAGTATAGTCACTTTCATGATCAAAATCTGCACCCCATTGTAAACCTGGGTTTGTAAAGTTTGATTTCTCATTGAACCAAGGGTTCTCTGCACTTGGGTCAGCATAATCACCTTCTTTATTGTACATTCTAACCATTGGTGATGAATGGAAAGAGTGGTTTAATACCAAATCAATAATTACACTGATACCTCTTGAATGTGCTTCATCAATAAATTCCTTTAATTTATTTTTTGGTCCATAATATTTATCTGGAGCAAAATAAAAGTTAGGGTTATAACCCCAAGAAGAATTACCTTCAAATTCGTTTACAGGCATTAGGTGAATTGTATTTGCACCTAACGATTTTATATAATCTAATTCAGCAATTGCTGATTCATAAGTAGCTTCAGTAGTAAAATCTCTAAATAACAACTCATATACTACAGCATCTTCGATTGCCACTGGAGTAAAGTTTGTTGTTTTCCAAACATATTCTTCTTCATTGATAATAAATGTAGATGCTCTAAATGATGTCTTGCCAGTTGGGTAATCAATTAGATTGGGGTATCTATTATCATCAATGTATTTATCATCAGGATCTGAAACTTTTTCAGTATATGGATCGGCAATAATAATTGTCCCGTCGATAAAATATTGATAAATGTATTCAGTATCTGGATCAAGATCTGTAAATGTATACCACCAGTAATTCTCATCACCTTTTTCTACTTTCATTGGGTAAGCTGTTTTATCTCCCCAATTGTTAAAGCTACCAATTACGTTTACAAACTTCTTAAGTTTTGCTGGATCTTGAAGTACCAAAGTCACTTCAGAACCACTCTTATTGACACCTAAATTAGTTGCATAGTCTGGTCTATCTTGAACTGTTGGTGTAGAACCTACATAGAACTCTAATTCTTTTGTATCCACAAGCCCATCAGAAGATGCAGAGGCTTCGATTGTCAATTCACCTGCAGCCGCTGATGAAATTGTATAAGACAATGAAGTTCCTGTTTTTGAGATTTTCTCAACTCCATTTACTTTAATTTTTAAAGCAGTGCTTGTTGGTGATGAAATATTGATGATAACTTTATCACCTGACAAAAATACGTCACTTGCTTTAGGAGAAGTAATTTCAACAGATACACCAAGCTTTTTAATTGGGATAACTAGGTCTCCTGTCTTACTTCCTCCATCTTTTGTTTTGATTAAGCAGCCAATGGCATCAATAGCAGTTGGAGCTGATGCACTGTTTAATAGCTCTGCAAAATTGTTATAAGTCGATGATCCTTTTGTAACAGGAAAAGAGTAAGTAAAAATATTATCTGATTGCTTTGTTAGTTTAGCAGACTCATCAGATGCGGCCCATTCACCGTTTGTTAAGAAATCTCCAACATCTTCACTCCATCCCCAAAGATAAAGATCAGAAATGCCGGCAACATCAGTACCTGAAACATCAAAAGTTACAGTTACATTTTCAGTCAGTACATCTGCTGTGCTTGGATCTAAAGTCACTTTTTGTGCAAAAGTAGAACTACAGATCAACAAGAAGCTTACAACGAAGCCAAATGTTTGTAGTAGAAGTTTCTTCATAAATTTAAAAAAAGACGGGGTTTTCATTTTCATATTCCTTTAAAAGTACAAAGTACACTACAGAAAACAAAATTATTAAATAGCTGATTTTAAGCGATTTAATTGCAATCCATTGCGCAACCGGTTGAATTTTTATTAACAAAAAAGCCTTTTCCAGATTTCTCCAGAAAAGGCTTTAATATTATTTATTAAGATTCTTCTTAATTTGATACTCTTGAGTGTGTACCACTGTCAGTATTAGAATCAAATGTACAAGTAATTGTATAATTACCAGGTGTATCAATTGTGATACTTGCTTGGTTACTACCACCAACTAATACATCATCATCACTGTCAGATTTACCCATTTGGTAATCCCACGAATCATCCGCTCTAAACTTGTATTCACCTTGTGCTAAGTAGCCAGTGTAAGTCCAAGTTCCAGCACCAGAGTCATATACCATATCAGTATCTGGATCCCATCCGTTTGGAGTTGCTGATCCAATGATACCCCAATATTGATCATTTGGTAAAGTCATCTTAACTACTGAGTAAGTTAAAGCACTGAAGTCTGCGATGATCTCATACCAACCATCCTCTGAAACAGGAATGTTTGATCCATCTAATACAAGGTTACCACCTGATCCACCGTAGTTACCAGCCCAATCATAGTTTGGTCTAAACTTGATCTCACCTGAAACTAGTTTCACTTGGATTTTGTATTCTGAACCAGAAACTAATGTCATTTCTGTATCAGCATCCCATCCTCCAGGAGTAGCAGAACCGATGATTGACCAGATTTGGAATGGATTTACAGAAAGTGTCACTTCATCAGAAGCGCCAGTATCACCATCACCAAATACAGCTACTACTTTAATATTCACATCACCAGCAGTACCAGGAGTACCTCCTGAAGCTAATGCACCTTTGTTTAAGTCTGAAGTTTTTAATACTGCTTCTAAGTCAGTACCTCCTACTTGAGCAAGAACATTATCACCAACTTGAACTCTATAGTTAATTGGAGTTTCAGTACCTCTTACAGAAGCAGACCAAGTAACTGTTGTAGCTGGAGCATTGAAATCATCAGCACTTAACGTAAATGAATCGCCAGTACCAGGGCTTGAGATCACTGGAGTTGTGATAGGCTCTTTACCTAAGATTGAATATACAGGTTCAGCTGGGTTGATCAAAGTCATAATCATTTTTACTGAACCGTCACCTGTCATACCAGTAGATCCTTTAAACTCAAGTAAGTTACCTTCACCTGCACCAAAGAAGTGATCGTCATTACCTTTAAAGAAATATTGTTTAGCAGGATCCATTGTAACAGCAGCTTCCCATCTTACCTTAGATTTAACATAACCTAAAGTTGCAACTTCATTACCGTCTCCATCAACAACCATCCAAGTCATTGGAGTAATTGAATATGTCAACCCTGTAGAGCTCATTGATACATAGTAGTCACCTGCAGCTGGAGTTTCGATGTTACCTGCCGTTGGCTCAGTATCTAATTCTCCTGATAATTTATCAGCAGCAGCAGTTTTCAAACCATAATTTGTACCATCCCAACCTGGACCAGTTGCAAATTTGAAGTTATTATTCAAGTTAAGGTAGGCAATGTAAGTACCTGAGTTAGCCTCAACTTCAACCACTACAGTCTTTTCGTTATCAGGGTTCCAATCTTGGTGGTCACCAGGAACACCTAGTTTGTTACCAGTAATAACTGGTTGGTAATATGGAGTTGCTTTAAAAGCAATTTTCTCAGAAACAGTTGTATAAGCACTCTCTGTAGAGTTATTATCTGACATATATGCTGAAATCCAAGTTTCAACATCATGCTCCACTTCTGGAGTTAAACCTAATGAAGCCATCGCTCCATTTAGCTCTTCTACTTTTGGAGCTCCTGTAGTGTCACTCTTAGTGATTGTTGCAATCACTTCTTCACCATCTGCATCAGTTGCTTTTACTAAGATGTTATATTTAACTTCTGTAGTAATACCAAATTTTG belongs to Flammeovirga agarivorans and includes:
- a CDS encoding glycoside hydrolase family 13 protein — protein: MSTPCNAIEKIEPPFWWKGMKNSSLQIMIYGRNIANTSPSIEESNVLLSKIEKLDNPNYLLLYLDLSHHRLPDTFLISFSKNGKQVDQKEYHLKDRQEEQCKNVGFNTSDVVYLIMPDRFSNGDPSIDNVDGMKEKVNRNAPFGRHGGDLKGIRNHLDYFVDLGVTALWLNPIQENNAQKYSYHGYGITDFYKVDPRLGTNQGYKSLVSLCHQLGLKVIMDLVFNHIGIDHWWMSDLPSLDWLNHQYYWDEGQKDSSFFGTNYQVTKQHDPYTSDEDFKANVEGWFTKDMPDLNQNNPFLAEYLIQNSIWWIEFSGINGIRMDTFGYAFKAFTSTWTKAILEEYPNFNIVGEVLVRETPVVAYFAGGAKNFDGYDSSLPSVTDMPLTFMANESFAKGDSKSEWDTPMRRLANHLAQDHLFKNPYNLMTCLDNHDVNRVMSNLKDPKRVQLALTFLLTTRGIPQIYYGTELLFEGLESDHSSLRLDFPGGWKGDKRSAFTKEGRTKSEEEMFSYIKRILHWRKTCQVIHNGRLVHFIPENDVYVYFRAFKDDTVMVLLNNNETKSITVSTANFNSMIKGAKKGYDVISDRNIDDLPILTIQPKTGMIIELK
- a CDS encoding OmpA family protein, translating into MHKYYFSTLLFLILSVTSFAQNIPFDKTHYPNQKKELRNALMNIDIADAYRQQYHKYDSALKYYYLANNFNDRNAVLNQKIGITFSLLEQLDSADIYLCTSLSLDKNNLRSIFIAADIAHKNQNWDKAIELYERYINEYDNIAFPTKKEVNVLLQQAKNGKVDNKNVDIINLEELNSRYNELNPLLLPNTNQIFFTSNQPSKNSVLSKVDGSYFQNIFYYNYDKNDSATVKIVDNSIINPEGNSSVSSISKSGKTMVIYHGFNTGVVYYSRFKDFNGESLPYNKTKMPSPINSYFHQQGEGTFTPDGKGFYFSAKRDKKQKHYDLYYTTREGKKWKTPQPLSTINSTFDEIAPYFSNNGDTLFFASNSEKSIGGYDIFYSVLKNNNWSSPQTLPTPINSPFDEVFYSADTTGETVYISSNRIGGKGGYDIYKISPKVEEMVSEELNDVFDHQLMYAQLTIIDIDTKMPLSGVQLQLYNSENNSLLRNKISDQRGIVQLVDLPKNVSLGGNLIKKGYKFFSRNFIITEDSALRVIELESIKMDQKVELENIFFDTNSSVIKENSFSELNALLNFLQLNPSINIQIEGHTDNTGTDNGNIQLSNDRASAILRYLEQNGIQANRLTSKGFGDSMPIADNSTEEGKAQNRRTEFKIIKTN
- a CDS encoding SusF/SusE family outer membrane protein produces the protein MKKLNFFSAVLLCSILSIFSSCSEDKVEDVLESLLPETPELNAPSTTLAELVAGEEDNVFETYTWTAAKYGDLDASSYKLTLYYNDDYTVLKETSELSAAVTVGEMDAAIKEMRSEPGATALQISVISTFEGGIETESDKYDIMVTPIYVEEEPVDEEPANEEPADEEPVDEEPADRTPHENDGIWGLIGSATPDGWDADQDLLYDAEGENYFITLDLVVGDIKFRKDDAWDVNLGGTEESLVHNGDNIAVAEAGNYTITLTVDESGDSAVGTFTIVKN
- a CDS encoding alpha-amylase family glycosyl hydrolase translates to MKKLLLQTFGFVVSFLLICSSTFAQKVTLDPSTADVLTENVTVTFDVSGTDVAGISDLYLWGWSEDVGDFLTNGEWAASDESAKLTKQSDNIFTYSFPVTKGSSTYNNFAELLNSASAPTAIDAIGCLIKTKDGGSKTGDLVIPIKKLGVSVEITSPKASDVFLSGDKVIINISSPTSTALKIKVNGVEKISKTGTSLSYTISSAAAGELTIEASASSDGLVDTKELEFYVGSTPTVQDRPDYATNLGVNKSGSEVTLVLQDPAKLKKFVNVIGSFNNWGDKTAYPMKVEKGDENYWWYTFTDLDPDTEYIYQYFIDGTIIIADPYTEKVSDPDDKYIDDNRYPNLIDYPTGKTSFRASTFIINEEEYVWKTTNFTPVAIEDAVVYELLFRDFTTEATYESAIAELDYIKSLGANTIHLMPVNEFEGNSSWGYNPNFYFAPDKYYGPKNKLKEFIDEAHSRGISVIIDLVLNHSFHSSPMVRMYNKEGDYADPSAENPWFNEKSNFTNPGLQWGADFDHESDYTKALVDSVNAHWMQYYKVDGYRFDFTKGFGNNVKTGDDEWGSNYDQDRIDLLLRMNTEIKKRNPNALVVFEHLADNEEEKVLVAEDISMWGNMNHDFRDVVKGGNKDLNWQSPASRGMPIHGVMSYMESHDEERLIYDSENYGTVSQVYDLTELENGIDRAKLASAFFFMVPGPKLIWQFGELGYNVSINQYEYEGEVSDSHRTSEKPLISEFDTKNDAIRKELYDVYAALLKLRHDYDLSSLEGDNVSLSLSGDLKTISLKGVTSGLTVKVVGNFSLGEESYTYDYSGDGSNWYSYFNNGEQVDAKGTFVLKPSEFKVLTSRAVEVPADGLVKGFSRIIEVNPYGFKEDEEIEVIFDPSGSDKSFGATITLEAGVVLDSHGSGNISNKKTTTMTKEGDKYVASFTPVEFFGLSSSDVPYQLALTVKDNNNTSEGPFYLDFEDNNRTLYIVGDVLGIGWEPSQAIEMTSDGNGGFIYEGAALTKGELIKFIDDKSWNGGQWGYASEGKLKESSYGDNIEVTKTGTATIRANVNALTYSIEFEVTSVEDELSKSVVAFPNPTTSIATVRGEAINGEVEFQIRDNAGRVLSKGAQIVNNNELNFDLSYYSKGMYYIEIFTSKGRIVKKLMRV
- the rfaD gene encoding ADP-glyceromanno-heptose 6-epimerase, yielding MIVVTGAAGFIGSCMISRLNQDNFNHIIAVDDFSFPEKNKNLEDKTILEKVEREEFFEWLDKNHLEVEFIFHLGARTSTAEFNRDILAHLNTEYTKKMWEATIKYAIPLVYASSAATYGLGELGYEDSEEIIPNLKPLNPYGESKNDFDIWALQQERKPMFWAGLKFFNVYGPNEFHKERMASVVFHAFNQIGKTNAMKLFKSHNPDYKDGEQQRDFVYVKDVVEMMMFLMHDRKSEHSGIYNVGTGEARTFLDLTKATFKAMGIEENISYIPTPEDIRDKYQYFTEATMEKIRKIGYDKPFTSLEDGVEDYVKNYLMSTKRY